The sequence ttatttttcattaattaataGATCAAATATTTAAGCTGAGACACTTAGATGCTTTACATTTAGTAACATTTATCTTCTCACAATGATCTTATGTATGGTGCGATTTTAATATCAAGATTACTTTAAGAAAATGAGCAATGTTTAGGGATGTTATTCAAGATTATACTGCTAATGTGTAGAGAGACAGGACTTGAACTCAAATGCTCTGGACACAAAACTTCCTCTCTTAGTATATATCATTTATGATATTTTCTCCTTAATTCCTTGATGAATAAGGGACATCATAGATAAACAGAAACACTACTCAGCACTCATTCTTTAGAGAATGACTCCTAAACTAGGTGTCTGACAGTATGCAAAAGTTGTTGAAAAGCTTTCCTTCTTTGCAGTCAGTGACAGGGGAAAAGAGATTGTTAAAAATTTGGCAGAGACGTCCCTTCAATACTATTCTTTCTTTATGAGGCATTAGTCATTTTTCCTTAGGATATGGGGAATGATGAATTAAAATTTTCTCCAAATGCAAAAATGATATTGggaaaatatgacacaaacaaaTCTTATACCCTATTgatgaattgttgttgttgttgttatttagtcgctaactcatgtctgactctttgttaccccatgaactgtagtccaccagtctcctctgtccgtgggatttcccagacaagaatactggagtgggtagccgtttccttctccaggggatcttctccacccagggattgaacccaaccgcattgaatgtctcctgcattggtaggcagattctttaccaatgagtcaccaaggaagcctttgATGAAGTAAGGATATTTAAATTGAACAAGACAGAGGGGTGGGACAATAGTAGATAATCAAAGGTGTCTTAGATGCACATATATCAAGAGATACTACAAAGAAGTGAGTGTGAATCTAAGAAAGTTCAAGAGTTTGGCCATCACAGAGTTATGGGAGCATTACGTTTCCCAGGACTGAAATATGGAAACATTTTCtgagtaaaggaacatgaaaagagttTATAGATGAGAATTCCTTGGTCTGTGACATTGACAAATAAGACATCAGTATTATAGGCTAGGAAAACCCCCAATACAATGGGGCGGGGGAACACTCAGGGAGAGGGTTAAGATCAAGGGACTTGAGGAAGAAGACTCATCAAAAGCATCATATTCAAActgaacatactttttttttctgaacatatTTTTTAACCCTATAATCCAGTAGCTATATTTAGGTTGATATCTCCAGTAAACATATTGacaatttccattgttttcaaaTAGAAACTTCTTAtatccatgctgttttccaccaTATACTCCCAGGATCCAGGCAGGTTTTTCTGATACATCTTCCTCCCAATGATATTTCTGTGATGTGATAACTGGGGAACCCAGGACACAATAATCTTCAAAATCATCATTCTTATATATATGGTTTGCACACATATCTCAATTGCTTCTGGTTCTCAGAAATGGCAAGGTCCTAGCGAGAAGATTCAGGAACACGTGAACTGTTGAAAAATTACAGAGTTGGATTAGGGCTATTATGTAGGTTTATTTGTGATACGGTAAAAGATATCTTTAAAATAACTTGAATGGAaaggtagtgtgtgtgtgtgtgtgtgtgtgtgtgtgtgtgtgttgggagtggaAACAGACATCTTAAAATATGAGAcctaatagaaaatgaaaaagtctaaaagatGATGAAAATAGGGTGGCTTGATAACATTGTGATGTTTCCTTACCCCAGTAGCGTTGCACATCTGTCAGccctgaaataataaaaataatagcactATTATTATTGGTTAATAAACCAATATTATTATTATGGTTAATAAACCATAATGTTACATATAAGCCAGCAAGTCAGCTCCGAAATCTACTTTTTCCAGATTAGGGGAAGGGCTGTGGTGAGATATTGAACTAATGAAAGAGAAGATGATCGAACACTTGGTCACTTCCCATAAATATGACCGCATCGTCAGCACAAAGTATCTGGGCTTTGCTGTCTCTATCCATATCTAGAAATTGGAGCCTCCTCCCCATTTTCCCTCCATCACAAGAATTCCACAGACACCCACTTAGGTAGCATTCCTCACCATTATACACTCGCTGTATGTCTGTCAGATCAAGAGCTGAACACATTCTCCTTTGTCCCTTGGGGAGAGTTCTGAGCTTCTTCAGGGTTAAGGTTTCACTCCTAGGGAAGAAAAAGATTGACCCCCACGTGACTGACTTCTTGTTCCTCTCAAACCACTGACTTTTACTCCACTGATGCACTTTAACTGTCTTGGGAAAGGAGAGAATGGATACCTGACTTTGGGGCCAGAAGGAATGTGCTAATGTCCACCTTCCTAGTTACCCTCTGTGTGACCTGGGACTGTATTGACCTGTCAGAAGGACAGTTTCTTCCTTCTTTAGTGAAATCATTAACCTCTCCCTCTCTAGCTTCTAGAAAGCAtatgaaattatttgaaataatattttggtaCCACAAAATATTAATTTGTGGAAAAATCCCTGCATAGATATGTGTTCCAGGGAGGTGTCAGAAAGTTAGGTAGCAGGACCTGGCTCCCAGGCGTTTGAGACATACCAGGTATGGGAACACTGTCTAGAGATTCCCCAGATCTTCAAAGTCTGCTCCCCAATACAGAGGCTCTCAGAAAACCCTGAGATCTCAGGTTCTCTGGGAATAATGACAAACCCTTGAAAAACAGGACATTAGGAATACTAAAGCAACAGTGGTTTAAATTTCATGTGTTTGTAAAAATCTTGATGCTACCATGTACACGTGCAAATTCAAACACAAGGATACTATCTTTCCACTCTGCCGTCTAGAGTATATGAGCAAGATAGATCAATTGTTTGTAGCACAGCCATAATATTCTTTGATATTCAAGTCTGTTTTTGGAAATCTAATCAGAAAGATATAGAAGGGCCAAGTCTCTTCTATACCCAAGGCAAAATTCAAGTATAAAGGAGTTGTCTCCAATTTGGGTGCTTGGCAGATAAAAAAGACATGACTCTCCCAAAGTAATTCAAGCACCTACTAAAATGAAAGCTGAGTTGCATAAGGATACCAAGTGTGAATTAAATGTCTGAAGTCACAGGAGTCTGTTATTGCAACGTCTTATTCCTATCATGGCTACTGACTAAACTCTGTGACTTTCAATGACCTCAATTATCTACCATAGAAGTTGGTCCATTCTTAATCATTAGGAAAAATTTAGCCTTGATTTGTGAACAGAAATTGAAGGCAAATCTATATACCATTTTTTCTGCCTTGACCATTATTTTCCTCTAATTGGCCACCAGGTAAATCTAGAtagtgattttaattatttttattccatAAATGGACAATCTCTGGTCTCCCACACGTACCTTTTCATGATGTCATTCACATCCTAGTGAGGAAAAAAACATGAGTCAAGAAGTAATAGGTCCTCCCACTTAGAAATCTTAATTACATCCCCTCCACCCCTGATTGTGTGAATAAGATGGTCTCAAAGTGAGAGCAAAAGTAAAAACAAGAGCGAGGCCAGTCATTCTAGAAGACTCTTGTGACACTGTCACATTTTCAACAAAGGTAAAATAGCTTTGACACTTGTAAGAGCAGGAGGCTTTTAGTATGTGCTGATGAAAGAACATGAAAAACCAACATATTCACTTTCCTGCAAAGGCATAAAATGCCCCATGAGGCTATTTGAATATTTAATGGTtctttaatttattcaacaaaagtaTCAAGTATTCTACTATTATTTGCCAAGCTTAAAGTCAGGCTTTGGAGAATCAAAGATGAATACATAATCCTAATATTCCTCAAGCTATTTACATGGCTTTTATGAGGCTGGAAGTAAACAAATGTATTAACATATGTGTTTTTCATGTCTCTCTAGCCTCATTTTATACACTATCAGTGACCTCTTTCACTCCCTTAAGTTCAACATACACATGTGCGGTTGATTTCCAAATCTTTACTTTTACTCAGTTTTGTCTCTTAAATGCTTATTAATCTATTTGGTAAAAAATGTCACATGAATCAGTAATTTAGGATGTCTAATATGTAACTTACTATTCATCAACTAAACTGTCTCCTCTCTTGTATCCCATTTTCCTAATGTTACCAATAAGCACTCAATCACTGTCCAAAAACTAGAACATTTATCTGCACTTTAGTTTGTGCTGAGTCAATTTTGTTCAAATCCTTAACAGTTTGTAGCCATCTAATTTTCTTAATCATCAGAGATGTTGGTTTTTTTTGAGCAGATATTTATCCGTATATTTGGTGTCTTTAATATTAGACTTATTTCCATGTTACAAAAAACTAGTACAACAGCTGggtccacacacaaaaaacaaaacacaaagtcTCTGCTCTTTTCTTGTATatgacaaaaatcaaataaaactgcaataaatagaaaattttgtGAATACAATTACAACTTTAATCAATGCTTAATTTTGAAGCTCCAACCTTGTCATCAGAATCTGGTCTGTGTCTTTCTCCAATTCTATTTACTCCACCTATATTGActtttggagaaaaggaaatgacagcctactcccatattcttgcctagagaattccatggacagaggagcctggtgggttatagtccatgtggttgcaaagagtcagacacgactgagcaactatcattcATATTGACTTTATTCTCAgttaatgaagaaaacaaaaacctcctGACATAAActccagaagaaaagagaatttttcttctcattattcTGAAAAGTTCAGATGCTTGCCTGTAGGATTGGGTGCAATATTAAAAGCATCATTGTGTTGTTGCTGGAAGAAAAGGAAGCAGTGGTACAGGAAGTTTCTATTTTTACTGAAATGAAGTTGGTGTTAGTCAGGAGTAGATCACAATGGGATAGGAAACATTCTAATCGTTAGAGCAGCTattaggagaaaatgaaaaatatacatagttataaaataacaaaacaatattttataCCCGAGATATTTGTTTAACACAAAAGAACCTAGTTGaagtgaaagaatgaaaactAGCCATATGGAATGCaaatagaaaaatgataaatttaaatgTAACCAGATCAATGATTGCATTATTAAATGTCATTGTATTAATACCTCATTAAAAGGAAGATTTTTTGACCTGACAAAAAGCCACTATTGCTATATACAggacatatattttacattcaacAATATAAGAAGGGTGAAGTTAAAAACATAGAAAGCTATATATCATACGAACAGTAAAGCTCAAGTGTTCATATCACAGATGCCAGGGTTTCTTGCCCAATGTTACCTGCAGCATCTCCATTGTTGATCCTTTCAAACGACGGTCCACATCTGAGATGAGATTTCTCACCAACTGGCTCTGCTGGATCAGCACACGCTCAGAGTCTGCCAGGTTACGTAGACCAACTTCCTCCTTACTCTTCAgtttttgcatttccttcaccTCCTCATATTTAAGGTTCTTTCTCAGTTTTTGAAACACTGCCTTGACATTTTGTCTCTCATGTTGTATTTGATCCTTCAGGAgtatgagaaagagagaggaagacagagagaaaggagggaagcAATGATTAGGGAAGCTCacatgatatttcttttttctctacatcACATTTCAAAGTAATAGTCCCACGTCTGCATTGTTGAAGACAACTCATAGTCAAATGAGACCCCTGGCTGTGACTCAGTCTTCACACAGATGTCCAGGATGCTCGTGCCTTCCTGTATTGTTCTTGACTCCCTCCCACCACCTTCTGCTAAGGTTGAACGCTGAGGACAggtgtaagttgctcagttatgtctgacaaaactatgaaagtgaaagtgaaagtgaaagtcattcagttgtgtccaactctttgcgtccctatggactatacagtccatggaattctccaggccagaatactggagtgggtagcctatcccttctccaggggatcttcccaaccaaggaatcaaaccgtggtctcctgcattgaaggcagattctttaacagctgagctaccagggaagccaggacagAGCCATAATCCATTGCCAAATGTCTCATTCAGAAGAGTCAAGGACAAAACACATGACAGGAATGGAATATGAAATTCCCTTGTTATCCTCATGACAGATGTCCTCTGTATAAATACCTCCCTTCCAGAATCTATGTTCATTTGTGATATGTTCCCTTATTAGCACCACCCCTATCAGGGATAGGATGAAGGAAAGGACTAATCAAATGACAACTGTCAGGGAACAAAGAGGAAGGCAGCTACTTGTGACCACCCAAGGTCCTGTCCAAGATATCTGTCTAACTCCCTCAGGAAGTGCCTTCTCCTACCTTCCAGGCAGCAATCTGTGCTCTGACTTTAACTTCCAACTCCTCAGCTTCCAGCTGCTTCTCCCTTAGCTTCTCTAGAGCTTCCTGGAGTTTCTTCTGTGAGAAAAGAACCACACCAGAGTCAAGCTATGGACTTTCTCAGCATCACTGTAGAGGATAAATGAGAGAGAAATGAGGCTGATTTCCAAAGAGAATCCACTTTACAAAAACTATAGAGAACAGCTATTAGAATCTATGACCTGGGAGAAAATCTGAGGTGGGGAATGTATTCTTAAGACTCAGGAGATAGGAGTCAGCAttctctctccaaagaagactggTTCTCTTTGTTCTGGAAGAAACCTGATCCTGCAGCGGGGAAACAACTTACACCTCAATCCACCCAGTGTCCTCGTTACCCTCCTGTTCAAAGTCATCAAGAGAGCTTCTTTGGGCATCAGATCTCCACCTACTTCTGACTAAAAGTCTGTGTGTAGGATCATTACTTTGTAATTGGGGGAATTCACAGAAACATCCCTCAGACATCAGAAGGTGGGCATAGGATGAAAAGAGATCACAAGCCTCAAGTCCATGGTGACCAGGTAAACAAAGTCCAATGCAAAGTGGAGATTTCCCCTCAAGTAACACTCTACAACGTGTCTTTCCTCCATTCTTTTCTCTTACCTGATAGTCCTGAGCAACCTCTTCCATGAGGAATGTGTGGTGACCACGGTGCTCCTGGGCCCGCTCACAAAGCCAGCAAAtgacttccctgtcctcctcACAGAAGAGCAGGAGTTTCTCTCCGTGGCGCAGACAGAGATTTTTCTCTTGCTCCACCTCTGGGCTCAACttgatctctctgagcctctgtacTATGTTGGCCACATGCCTATTAGGCCGCAGGTTCCCAGGCTCATAACTAATTCTGCACACAGGGCACCTTCTCTCCTCGTTTTGGCCACTCATGGACACCATGTTGTTTGCAGTAATGCAGGCTTGGCAGAAGCTGTGGCCACAGTCAAGGCTCAGGGGTTCTGTCAGAAGCTCCAGGCAAATGGGGCAGGTCACCTCCTCCTGTAGGTTCATCACGATTCCTGAAGCCATGAGTGTTGCTCAGCTGCTCCGACTTGTCCTGACTTCGGAGGGTACTCTTTCTCAGAGATCCCTGTGTGTTGGAAGGTTTAAAAGGGGGCAGAGTTAGAAAGATAGAAATGCAAGATACTAGTTGTGAATAAATTAAGTCCAGTCCAATACCAGATTATTGATGGACAAAAATGAAACATGAAGGTACAAGATAAGGAGCTTGGTGACCTGGCAAAAAGGATATTTCATAatactttaaacttttttatttatttttttcattgaatgggaatttgctctatgactcagggaactcaaaccaggactATATACCAACCTAGagcggtgggatggggaaggaggtgggggggaagttcaagagagaggggacatatgtatatctatagctgatttatgttgatatttggcagaaaccaatacaattctGTAAAGAcatttcataataattttaaatactttactCTTGATTCATGTCACATGACAAATTACATCCTTATCTgtggaattatttttattatttaattttactaaACAAAAGGATGACCTGACACCTTTTCCACTAAGATCCCTATGTGACCCAACATCTCTCCATGCCCCAAATATCCTCAGTATCAAAATATCAGTATGACTGTCTCTTGTACTTCAGTAAATTCTCCTTAAGTGTTCTCTTATCACATAGACCTGCTCTGAAGACTTATCACAGTGTAATCATTGTCATCATTTGTTGGACTTTTACAGTGATTTCCCTTATTGTCattacataattttaatatatgacaaggattcccaggtggcttagtggtaaagaatctgcctgccaatacaggagatgcaggtgactcagtttcaatccctgggtcaggaagatcctctggaggaggaaatggcaacccactccagtaatcttgctgggaaaatcccatggacagaggagtctggcgggcttcagtccgtgaggtcgcaaagagtcgatcacaactgagcacacacatataatatttgACTATGTGTGTCTGTACATGGTAAGAGCAAACCCATTATCAGATATGTAAAGAGAGATGGTGACTTACAAAGATCATGTATCTTCAATACACAGAGTGGAACTAAACCTAATGTATTAGGGGCCCTTCTTCAGGGGCCTGCCTCCTACCCACTGAGCTAATCAAAGACAAACAAAGGCAAATTCATGGACTCAATTATTACCCAATGCAGTGGGGGTgtggaagtgaagaagtgaagagaTACAGATCACTTGGGAGATACTGGGAAATCTTAGTGGATAAATAGTGACTTCACCTTGGCCTGGAAATAGGTCAAGGATATTGATAGGAGCCCAaagatgtgtgtgtataagagGATTATAGGGAGGGATGTAGTATCAATATATTCAACTGATTACACAAGTCAGGTATCTGAAAACACATAAACAGGTGAAATAAATGTTCGTcttgaaaaaaaaactcaatatatTGGGCAAGATCATTCAACTAATAATCACTAATAAGTAACATATGCTAGCAACTAGACTAATatccataaaaagaaatatgagtCTAAACAGAAGGTTTAAACCACTATTAACTTGATATTCACCTGGAAAGTAATAGTAAATAAAAATTCAGCCTTAggtgcagatatatatatacttgtatacacacaaaagaacaaatgtaGAAAACATTACCAAAAAGATACAGATGTTGTTTAGAAATCAAATAATTGGAGAAAATAAAGGTTATCCAAGAATTTCAGCTTGAAAACACAACAGTGAAAGTGCAAACTGAAGAAGACAAAGGAAACAtggaatgagaaagaagaaaaaacctaCCAGGTAGAGGAAATGAGCTGTGTGTGGAAGACATATCATCTTGTATGAGTTTgaaaaggccagtgtggctgtTGTACAGAAGATTGCTAGGCTTTCTGCATCACAAGAGGCTGCAGTGACGTTAAACATGACACTTCCCAAATTATGTAACATTCAGGGACCCATCTCCAAGAGTCAGGAGAAGTTATTAATGTTTTCCCATCAGAGAGGAGTGGGGGCATGACCAGCTGTGCCCTTGGGCTGTGAGATGTTGGATGGACCCAGTGCGGAATTGGGAAGATCAGGTAGGATGCAGGCACAGCTGCTCAGTGGAGAGATGATGATAGCTTGAGGGACAGGGTGATGAAGGAAATGCTGGGCAGCGGGTGAGAGTGAGAGATAAGAAGAGGTAAGAGAACAAGATTGGGAGTTGGACTAGATATGTGGGAACAAGGGGTAGCATCAGTCCTGGAATCTTTCTTCCTGCAAAGGTAATACTGGCTTACTCTTCTAAGTTTTGTTATTGTCGTTGTTGTTTgttctgtgttgtgtgtgtatgtgtgtgtgttttgtttttctgggaaGCCTACTGGGTTACAATAAAGTGAAAAGTCAGCAGActtttgagagggtaacaggcaggaaggccaggggtctccaaacggaggaaataggctgcaagtgtcagacattctTCATGTCTcccttaagcagcaggaggaaacaaactataagtgtcagatttttttccttctctatagtaAATTAAAacaaggtttctcttaaaattctgtgttgccatgatgacaccttGTTCCACCTGAATTTGACTTTCTCAatccttgagctaaccaatgtgtttttcttatggaaatatgttccttaagctatgttaatgaaactatgtatctgctttggaatttgcctttcttcaaagtggttccacctaagactaactttttttcttttctcaaatcttGGACAGATaatagctcaacaaaccagtattcatatcaattgtttcatggctgggggatgacacacctcatgccatcctatctcaaaaatgcattttGTGGGAGAGGGGCCGGTGAAGCTCCCTCAGCCTTGAGACGTCTCTCTTATCTAATTAATAGCTGTCTAAAAGACATAAAACAGCTTGCTATAACTAGCAAGGGGGGCACtacttctgcccccttctgatgtctatgtcagaagctttgtcaatctcttttatactttaataaaaatttgttaaaCAGAAGCTTTGAGTGCTCAAGCCTCGCCACTGGCCATGGATTGAATTCCtgtcctctggaggccaagaatcctggtgtctttcATGGCTCAGCAGCAACTTTTCACTTTAAGGCCACATTTTTGACAGTAAAACTAGTCTGGATGTATTAAGTGCATTTTGGTAGGTGCACAAGATAACACGTTAATGAATATCAAGGTCAGGGGTAGACATTATATCATTTTATGGCTAAAGCTTTGCTTAAAATATGGTGAGGGGTCCCCCATTATTTCTCATCCTATTCAAGAACCAGCTACTGCTGAGATGCATCAAGAGCCTATAAAGAAGGGAGGCCCAGAGCATGCATTCAGACATGAAACGgcaaaatttattttccttgcaGTGCTCCAAGGATCTAATATCAAAGCAGCTAGATTCACAAGAGACATGAAGGAACCAGTCCTCATACCTGAAGGATGACACTCCATCACTCTCTAAGCAGTGAAACAAGCTTCCCTCGGCAACAGGAAGATAGATGTGGGAACATGAGAGGCATCTGCCTGATGAAACTTCAAGTCCCATTTGACTCCCATGATGTCAGAAGCCTGATCCTTACCTTTGATCTTTTAACTTGGAGCTCATGAAAACACAAACTTAAAACACCTCAGATATCACAGTCAAAGATAAGCATAAAGGACATAAAAAGACAGTATTTACATAAAAGGGAAAATAGTAAGATCATAGAGAtgactttcttcttttgtgaCTACAGTTAAACTGTTTCTCTAAACATAATATAGCCACAAGTTGTGAATGTTATATGAGAAAACTTCACATTTCCCAAATAGAATTGGAATGTGAAATTGGGTTTTGTAATATTTCCCAGGAAGTCATCtactattatttaatataaatacttTACAGTACTAGCAAAGTAAAACCTGAAAAACTAAAGTAACAAAACAATTCTAAAGACTTGCAATTGGCCTGACAGAGGTGAACTGTATGAATTCAGAAGACAAGGGTCTAACACTGACTATGCCCGAGAAGGTGACAAGAATAGGTGGCAGAGGTGACTATCTCCAAAGTCAACCTTGATGAAACAAGACTTGGTCAGAAAAAGGGAAATTGGAGTGAGGAAAAAGATTTGACTAGTGTCATCCATATGCCTGAGAAAGGTGGGTGCAGATGAAACTTCTataggaaggaggaaaggggggGAAATGCAGAGACTCCTCTAAATTACTTTCCATGTGGGATAATACTTCTCTGACATCCTTTTATATCATTAATACCAATcaagtaagattttaaaaataaaagttagatATCACTGTTATTAGAAGTTAAATGCTTCCAGATGTCACTTCTAGAAATTCTTCCCATGTGCTCCCCTTGCCTCAGCTGAGTTGGTTCTAGGTGGCCTATCTGGCTCAAGGAGAAGGATGAACAGGTTAGGGATGTAAGGAAGTGCAGCAGTTCCGAGTCTGGACAAGAGAATTCATGACAGGCTGCAGAACCTGCCAGATGTCATAGCATCCAACACCTGAGCCCAGGCAAGCCTAGGGAATGAGAATTTACCTACACAGTCATGCAGATAAATGTCCTCAGCAAGGTGCAATTCAAACTCACAGAATGGGAAGGAGCTGTGGGTAGATTCAGCCTTGAAAAATAAACATCCCTTCCAAGGAAGAAACAATAAAGTCATTTGCTTTATTCCAGCCCCGCTTCCTGTAATAGTTCCCCTCCCCAGACATATCTTCAGTCAGCACTCTCAGAAGGAAGTCTGCAAGTTGGACTTTTTACCCCTTTAGAACAGCTTCCACACAACAAATAAAACTCACCCAagaagatttaattttttctagTGTGTCTCTCAAACTCTGCCCTCTACAAACCACTCAGTTATCCTCAGACACCAGTGGAGAAGTTATGATTCCTTGGAGAAGATTGAAGACAGGCCCTGGGCAGATGTGTTCAGGATTCACTCACCTCACCAGGGGCCTGACCTCCACTATGATGATCCGAAGTAGAAGATGagggaaatgaaagttaaattCAAGGGTGTGGAGTAAGGGCAGGAAAGGATAAGATAAACTGTAGGCCAATAGAAGCTCTCCGTATAGGTTCTACGGGCAGTGACAAGGCTTTTGTGCCTGAGCCTGGTGGGTCAATGATAGTTTCTCTCTATCTCAGCTCTCCTCCTGGAAACTGTTCTCCTGTCTCTTCAAAGTATTCTATCCTTTGGAAAACTGAACTTACTGAGCAAGTTAATTTCACAGACACCCAACTTGTCTTGTTTCCTTACTGATAAGCTGTCTGGAGGAAAGAGTAAATTACCCCCTTTACCCCAGTGAAGACCCACACTGAGGATTTCCCTGAGGCAGCAACACTGCTGTGCTTTCCCCTGGCCCGTGTCCATAAGCTAAAGTAAGTGAATCTGGCCAGTCTATCCTATTAGGTCATGTTAGAGGAGATGGCTCAACAAATCTGAAATCACTCAAGTGGTCGGTCAGAGGGGCGATCACAAAGCAGTTGTTCACTGATGCCAACTTTCAGAAGATAGACGTGATATGGCCAAATTGACACTTTTCCTAAATAGGCTGAGAAAGATGAAACTGTAGGCATGACATTTATTGGGCAATGTCATCTAACATTATTTAACATATAATCCCTATGACCTTAGCATAATAATGATAAAGTAGGAAAATTAGtgagatggttaattttatgtgtcaacaaggggcttcccaggtagctcagtggtaaagaatctgcctgcctattcaggagacccaggagacataggttcaatccctgtattgggaagatcctctggagtaggaaatggcaacccactccagtattcttgcctggaaaatttcacggacagagaagcctggcaggctaccatctaa comes from Dama dama isolate Ldn47 chromosome 1, ASM3311817v1, whole genome shotgun sequence and encodes:
- the LOC133060805 gene encoding tripartite motif-containing protein 5-like; its protein translation is MASGIVMNLQEEVTCPICLELLTEPLSLDCGHSFCQACITANNMVSMSGQNEERRCPVCRISYEPGNLRPNRHVANIVQRLREIKLSPEVEQEKNLCLRHGEKLLLFCEEDREVICWLCERAQEHRGHHTFLMEEVAQDYQKKLQEALEKLREKQLEAEELEVKVRAQIAAWKDQIQHERQNVKAVFQKLRKNLKYEEVKEMQKLKSKEEVGLRNLADSERVLIQQSQLVRNLISDVDRRLKGSTMEMLQDVNDIMKRSETLTLKKLRTLPKGQRRMCSALDLTDIQRVYNGLTDVQRYWVHVFLNLLARTLPFLRTRSN